The following coding sequences lie in one Primulina huaijiensis isolate GDHJ02 chromosome 2, ASM1229523v2, whole genome shotgun sequence genomic window:
- the LOC140971524 gene encoding uncharacterized protein, with protein MWRFKCFMVHVNCGQLLKLVAFDNLQNRGKMKKSSVFLILLLVFYCLGIMVDAEYKLYTDPKRPLNRRIEDLLRRMTLEEKVGQMVQIELTVASAKVMKKYFIGSVLSGGGSAPAPHASPERWVDMINEIQKGSSSTRLRIPMIYGIDAVHGHNTAYKATIFPHNVGLGATRDPELVKKIGAATALEMRATGIPYTFAPCIAVCRDPRWGRCYESYSENPKIVQEMTEIIPGLQGDIPVNSRKGVPYVAEKGKVAACAKHYVGDGGTTKGVNGNNTEISNHGMLSIHMPPYYDSVIKGVATIMVSYSSLNGVKMHANRDLITGFLKNTLNFRGFVISDYMGIDQITSPPHANYTYSILEGVGAGIDMVMVPFNYTEFIDGVTYLVKNNFIPIPRIDDAVKRILRVKFTLGLFENPLADYSMAKYLGCREHRELAREAVRKSLVLLKNGESAGKPLIPLPKKASKIIVAGTHANNLGYQCGGWTIKWQGKSGNLTTGTTILSAIKKTIDPDTEIIFKEKPHTGYMKRHKFSYAIVVVGELPYSEVVGDSFNLTLPEPGPRVIKNVCAAVKCVVILITGRPVVIQPYLDQIDALVAAWIPGSEGQGVADVLYGEFGFTGKLPRTWFKTVDQLPMNVGDEHYDPLFPFGFGLVTEPLNVK; from the exons ATGTGGAGATTTAAATGTTTCATGGTTCATGTGAATTGTGGGCAGTTGTTGAAATTGGTTGCATTTGATAATTT GCAGAATCGAGGCAAGATGAAGAAGAGCTCTGTGTTCTTGATTCTGCTTCTGGTCTTTTATTGCTTGGGGATCATGGTAGATGCAGAATACAAATTATACACCGACCCGAAAAGGCCTCTGAATCGAAGAATCGAGGATTTGTTGAGAAGAATGACCCTAGAGGAGAAGGTTGGTCAAATGGTGCAAATCGAACTTACCGTAGCGTCGGCTAAGGTCATGAAGAAGTACTTCATAG GGAGTGTGTTAAGTGGTGGAGGTAGCGCCCCAGCTCCACACGCATCTCCTGAAAGATGGGTGGATATGATCAACGAGATTCAGAAAGGATCGTCGTCAACACGCCTTAGAATACCGATGATTTATGGGATTGATGCAGTTCATGGCCACAACACTGCCTATAAAGCCACAATTTTCCCACATAATGTTGGCCTTGGAGCCACCAG AGATCCTGAACTGGTCAAGAAAATTGGTGCTGCAACTGCCCTTGAAATGAGAGCAACCGGAATTCCTTACACTTTTGCTCCTTGCATTGCG GTATGCAGAGATCCAAGATGGGGCAGGTGTTATGAGAGCTATAGTGAGAATCCTAAGATTGTTCAAGAAATGACTGAGATTATACCGGGACTTCAAGGAGATATACCGGTTAATTCTAGGAAGGGTGTTCCATATGTTGCTGAAAA AGGAAAGGTTGCGGCATGTGCAAAACACTATGTTGGTGATGGTGGAACAACTAAAGGCGTAAATGGTAACAATACGGAGATTAGCAATCATGGAATGCTTAGCATTCATATGCCACCGTATTATGATTCAGTTATTAAAGGAGTGGCAACCATTATGGTTTCCTACTCGAGTTTGAACGGGGTAAAGATGCACGCTAACCGCGATCTTATCACTGGATTTCTTAAGAATACGCTAAACTTCAGA GGATTTGTGATATCTGATTATATGGGTATTGACCAAATTACTTCTCCACCTCATGCAAATTATACATATTCAATTCTTGAAGGAGTTGGTGCTGGCATTGACATG GTTATGGTTCCATTTAATTATACAGAATTCATTGATGGAGTAACATATTTggttaaaaataactttattcCCATCCCTCGAATTGATGATGCTGTGAAACGGATTTTAAGGGTAAAGTTTACGCTGGGTTTGTTCGAAAACCCACTGGCCGATTATAGCATGGCCAAGTACTTGGGATGCCGG GAGCATAGAGAACTAGCAAGAGAAGCGGTGAGGAAATCTCTTGTGCTGCTAAAGAATGGTGAATCTGCAGGCAAACCTTTAATACCACTTCCTAAAAAGGCATCGAAGATAATTGTTGCAGGAACTCATGCCAACAATCTTGGATACCAGTGTGGTGGTTGGACTATCAAATGGCAAGGAAAAAGTGGCAACCTAACAACTG GTACCACAATTCTCTCAGCAATAAAGAAAACTATTGATCCTGATACCGAGATAATCTTCAAAGAAAAACCTCATACCGGTTACATGAAAAGGCATAAGTTCTCATATGCCATTGTTGTAGTCGGAGAACTACCATATTCAGAGGTAGTTGGAGATAGCTTCAACTTGACACTTCCTGAGCCGGGGCCAAGAGTAATTAAAAACGTTTGTGCTGCTGTGAAATGTGTTGTTATTCTGATAACTGGTCGTCCGGTAGTGATTCAACCATATCTTGATCAAATTGACGCACTTGTAGCTGCATGGATTCCGGGCTCTGAAGGACAAGGTGTTGCTGATGTTTTATATGGTGAATTTGGTTTTACAGGAAAACTACCTCGTACGTGGTTCAAAACCGTCGACCAGCTTCCGATGAATGTTGGCGATGAGCATTACGATCCATTATTTCCTTTTGGATTCGGGCTTGTCACAGAACCCTTAAACGTGAAGTGA
- the LOC140971523 gene encoding 5-methyltetrahydropteroyltriglutamate--homocysteine methyltransferase translates to MASHIVGYPRMGPKRELKFALESFWDGKSSAEDLEKVAADLRSSIWKQMSEAGIKYIPSNTFSYYDQVLDTTAMLGAVPPRYNWNGGEIGFSTYFSMARGNASVPAMEMTKWFDTNYHFIVPELGPDVKFSYASHKAVNEYKEAKRLGIDTVPVLIGPVTYLLLSKPAKGVEKTFPLLSLLDKILPIYKEVIAELKAAGASWVQFDEPTLVLDLEAHQLEAFTKAYAELESSLSGLSVLVETYFADVPAAAFKTLTSLSGVTGFGFDLVRGTKTIDLIKSGFPYGKFLFAGAVDGRNVWANDLNASLITLQSLESIVGKDKLIVSTSCSLLHTAVDLVNEPKLDKEIKSWLAFAAEKVVEVDALAKALAGKKDEAFFAANSEAQASRKSSPRVTNEAVQKAAAALKGSDHRRATNVSSRLDAQQKKLNLPILPTTTIGSFPQTIELRRVRREYKAKKISEEEYVKSIKEEINKVVKLQEDLDIDVLVHGEPERNDMVEYFGEQLSGFAFTANGWVQSYGSRCVKPPIIYGDVSRPKPMTVFWSTAAQSMTKRPMKGMLTGPVTILNWSFVRNDQPRFETCYQIALAIKDEVEDLEKAGITVIQIDEAALREGLPLRKAEHAFYLDWAVHSFRITNCGVEDTTQIHTHMCYSNFNDIIHSIIDMDADVITIENSRSDEKLLSVFREGVKYGAGIGPGVYDIHSPRIPSTEEIADRINKMLAVLETNILWVNPDCGLKTRKYGEVKPALENMVSAAKLLRTQLASAK, encoded by the exons ATGGCGTCTCACATTGTTGGATATCCCCGTATGGGTCCTAAGAGAGAGTTGAAGTTTGCTCTAGAATCTTTCTGGGATGGCAAGAGCAGTGCTGAGGATTTGGAGAAGGTAGCTGCTGATCTCAGATCATCCATCTGGAAGCAGATGTCTGAAGCTGGGATCAAGTACATTCCCAGCAACACATTCTCTTACTATGATCAGGTGCTTGATACAACTGCAATGCTTGGTGCTGTCCCTCCAAGATACAACTGGAATGGTGGTGAGATTGGTTTCTCCACCTACTTTTCTATGGCTAGAGGAAATGCCTCTGTTCCTGCCATGGAAATGACCAAGTGGTTCGACACCAACTA CCACTTCATTGTCCCAGAATTGGGACCTGATGTGAAATTTTCTTATGCTTCTCACAAGGCAGTGAATGAATACAAAGAGGCTAAAAGG CTTGGGATTGATACTGTTCCAGTGCTTATTGGCCCTGTTACTTACTTGTTGCTTTCTAAGCCAGCCAAGGGTGTTGAAAAAACTTTCCCTCTTCTTTCTTTGCTCGACAAAATTCTTCCAATATACAA AGAAGTTATCGCTGAGTTGAAGGCAGCAGGTGCTTCATGGGTTCAATTTGATGAGCCTACCCTTGTTTTGGATCTCGAGGCTCACCAATTGGAAGCATTCACAAAGGCGTATGCTGAACTAGAATCAAGCTTATCTGGACTAAGTGTTCTAGTGGAGACATATTTTGCTGATGTCCCTGCGGCTGCATTCAAAACCCTTACCTCACTTAGTGGAGTCACGGGTTTTGGTTTTGACTTGGTACGTGGAACCAAGACCATTGATTTGATAAAGAGTGGATTCCCTTATGGAAAATTCCTCTTTGCTGGGGCGGTTGATGGAAGGAACGTTTGGGCTAATGATCTCAATGCGTCTCTCATCACCCTGCAATCTCTTGAAAGCATTGTCGGAAAGG ACAAGCTTATTGTGTCCACCTCCTGCTCGCTTCTCCACACGGCTGTTGATCTTGTGAACGAACCTAAGCTGGATAAAGAAATTAAGTCCTGGCTCGCATTTGCTGCAGAAAAAGTGGTTGAAGTAGATGCTCTGGCGAAGGCATTGGCTGGAAAGAAGGATGAG GCATTCTTCGCTGCAAATTCTGAAGCTCAGGCTTCCAGAAAATCATCTCCTAGGGTCACCAATGAAGCTGTCCAAAAGGCT GCTGCTGCTCTGAAAGGTTCTGATCATCGCCGTGCTACAAATGTCAGTTCTAGGCTTGATGCTCAACAAAAGAAGCTCAACCTTCCGATCCTCCCAACCACCACAATTGGTTCTTTCCCTCAGACCATAGAACTCAGAAGAGTCCGCCGAGAATACAAAGCCAAGAA GATCTCGGAGGAGGAGTATGTTAAATCAATCAAAGAGGAGATCAACAAAGTTGTCAAGCTTCAGGAAGATCTTGACATTGACGTCCTTGTTCACGGAGAGCCAGAG AGGAACGATATGGTTGAGTACTTTGGAGAACAATTGTCTGGTTTTGCCTTCACCGCTAATGGATGGGTACAATCTTATGGATCTCGCTGTGTGAAGCCACCAATCATTTACGGTGATGTGAGTCGTCCCAAGCCAATGACAGTCTTCTGGTCCACTGCTGCCCAGAGTATGACTAAGCGTCCAATGAAAGGAATGCTTACTGGCCCTGTAACCATTCTCAACTGGTCTTTTGTACGAAACGACCAACCTAG GTTTGAAACCTGCTATCAGATTGCTTTGGCTATTAAAGACGAAGTCGAGGATCTTGAGAAAGCTGGCATCACTGTCATTCAGATTGATGAAGCAGCATTGAGAGAAGGTTTGCCTCTAAGGAAGGCTGAGCATGCCTTCTACTTGGACTGGGCCGTCCACTCTTTCAGAATCACCAACTGTGGTGTTGAGGACACTACCCAG ATCCACACCCACATGTGCTACTCCAACTTCAACGACATCATCCACTCCATCATTGACATGGATGCGGATGTGATCACCATCGAAAACTCTCGATCTGATGAGAAGCTGTTGTCAGTTTTCCGTGAAGGCGTGAAATACGGTGCTGGAATTGGACCGGGCGTGTATGACATTCACTCCCCCAGGATACCATCAACCGAAGAAATCGCTGACAGGATTAACAAGATGCTTGCTGTCCTCGAGACCAACATCTTGTGGGTGAACCCTGATTGTGGACTCAAAACTCGCAAGTACGGGGAAGTGAAGCCTGCATTGGAAAATATGGTCTCTGCTGCCAAACTCCTCCGAACTCAGCTTGCTAGCGCGAAATGA